Proteins encoded within one genomic window of Sebastes fasciatus isolate fSebFas1 chromosome 18, fSebFas1.pri, whole genome shotgun sequence:
- the LOC141756392 gene encoding melanocortin-2 receptor accessory protein 2A-like, producing MSDLHNRSQTSARRSDYVWQYEYYDDEEPVSFEGLKAHRYSIVIGFWVGLAVFVIFMFFVLTLLTKTGAPHQENPDSAEKRHRPGSCLVDIGSPQDDNDKAFSRPLLTESRSYFHFYINEEDQGHGKRKPDEERVGKHSGARAQKGTRGISSSGMDEMEEDAEEDEGHQPLKGLIEESKTDRECAFFSHFNIPNFVNLEHSSTLGEDDLLYEPSAILERQSHSQDGHCDIR from the exons ATGTCGGACCTCCACAACCGGAGCCAAACCAGCGCACGTCGCAGTGACTACGTGTGGCAGTATGAATATTATGACGACGAGGAGCCAGTGTCTTTTGAGGGACTCAAAGCGCACAGAT ACTCAATCGTCATCGGCTTCTGGGTCGGACTTGCTGTGTTTGTCATCTTCATGTTCTTTGTCCTCACGCTGCTCACAAAGACAGGAGCGCCACACCAAGA AAACCCAGACTCTGCTGAAAAGCGCCATCGACCAGGCAGCTGTCTAGTAGACATCGGCAGTCCACAGGACGACAACGACAAAGCCTTCTCTCGTCCTTTGCTAACAGAGTCCCGCTCATATTTTCATTTCTACATCAACGAGGAGGATCAGGGTCATGGGAAGCGAAAACCAGATGAGGAGAGAGTTGGAAAGCACAGCGGGGCCCGAGCCCAGAAGGGGACCAGAGGCATCAGCTCCTCGGGGATGGACGAGATGGAAGAGGACGCTGAGGAAGATGAGGGACACCAACCTCTCAAGGGACTGATAGAGGAGagtaagacagacagagaatgtGCCTTCTTTTCCCACTTCAACATCCCCAACTTTGTGAATTTGGAGCACAGTTCAACACTTGGAGAGGATGATCTGCTGTATGAGCCGTCCGCCATACTGGAGCGCCAGTCTCACTCTCAGGATGGCCACTGTGACATTCGCTAA